CCGTCCCAGTCCGCTCCCAGTTCGTCCCAGTTCGTCCCAGTTCCTCCCGGCCTCCAACACGGCGGCTCCGCGTTGCCCAGCAacgcccggccccgccccctcccAGCTGCCAATCAAACGCGCCGCCCAATCAGAGCGCGAGGCAGCGCCCCCTCCGCAGGGGCGGGCTTGAGCTGACAGGCGGCGCCCCGCACCAATGGGAAGAGCCGGGGGGCGGGCGCTGCGGCAGCGCCGGCCAATCAGCGCGGCGGAAACCCTGCAGGAGCGGGGCGGGCGGCCCCGTACGGCCCCTCAGagccggggcggcggcggcggtggcgAAGATGGCGGCGGCGGACGGCGACGATTCGCTTTACCCCATCGCAGTGCTCATCGACGAGCTCCGCAACGAGGACGTGCAGGTACCGCTGCCGGCGCCTCGCCGCGACACCCCCGGGCCTCCCCGCTCTCCTCGGGGCCCTTCCGCGCTCCTCGGGGCCCGGCCGCCATCGCCCGCTCGCCGCGGCCGCGCTGCTGATGGCCGCCATGAGACGGCCGCGCTGATTGGCTGAGGCGGCCCGGTCCCCTCAGGCGCGGGCGAATGGGAGGCGGCATTACATGTGTGGGGCAGCGTTGGTCCCcttttggggggggggggaattGCGGTGAAAGGCGCGCTCTGATTGGCTGGCGGGTCGGTTTGGTTTTGTTAGCCGCGTTCTGATTGGTCCGCAGCGCGCTGAGGGGGGAGGGATCCACCCCCGCTCTCCGCAGCGCCCCCTAGCGGCGGGGCAGCGCGCGGTTCGCCCCGCCCCCTTCCCGTCTCCAACCAATGGCAGCGCGAGGCCGGGGCAGCGCCGCTCCCCATTGGCTGCCGGCCGCGTGGGCGTGGCTCCTCCGAGCCAATCGGCGCGTTTCTCTCTGCCGCGGTGCCGTGAGACGCCGCCGCTGATTGGCTGCGTCGCGTCGGGGGGCGGGGTTTGCTTTAAAAGAGGGCAAATCCCggttttggttctttttcccccaaattttcctgaagtttttcccatttttttccccaatccCAGTTGCGGCTCAACAGCATCAAGAAGCTGTCGACCATCGCGCTGGCGCTGGGCGTGGAGCGAACCCGCAGCGAGCTCCTCCCTTTCCTCACCGGTACCTGGAGGGCTCCCAAAATTCGGGGAAAGGTCCCCAAAATTCGGGGAAAAGTCCCCAAAATT
The sequence above is drawn from the Parus major isolate Abel unplaced genomic scaffold, Parus_major1.1 Scaffold1051, whole genome shotgun sequence genome and encodes:
- the LOC109022444 gene encoding serine/threonine-protein phosphatase 2A 65 kDa regulatory subunit A alpha isoform-like, whose product is MAAADGDDSLYPIAVLIDELRNEDVQLRLNSIKKLSTIALALGVERTRSELLPFLTGTWRAPKIRGKVPKIRGKVPKIREI